In the genome of Mytilus edulis chromosome 14, xbMytEdul2.2, whole genome shotgun sequence, the window catgacgtgtttgaactggggcgtcctttcgcgcactttacGCCGAATAGGGTCcgtatatgctcgatatggttcaaattcgggCTACGATCCTTCCAAGGAAGATACACAAGTTCCATTGGAAGAATGAATCTACCTACGCGATGCTTATTTCCAACTTttgcgagctctgcactacattggatacgaaTAACTGTgagtctgttcgtaagcaaaggtccTTGAagtggtcttatcgcacgataaccagtagtgGTGGGTCGATCccaaacagttcttgtttaaaggctcctgtatggccaccactctctaTTGATTTTATTGTATGCAATGAGTTTCCTTCTAACCAACCGTCATTATGtttgatctcggaaggtctttaacatcgtttgcAGCCTGATTttaattctcaaaacgacttatagtcgaatggtgatgaccaacaatacgtgcaattgtcaaaGCGACATACCTGCTTTTCTCATGCTCATATTCTGCCATCTTGCTACAGTTAAGTTGTGGAGGACCCATTACATAGTGTCaattatataactttaaaaacttggttatttaaagtgttgaaaacaatgaggataaaaacatttgttttgttgtttacgGGTAAAGTAGCTGCATGtacagataagaacttatcgactcgatatttattgattaaactcagatgatatttaaataatgtttaactagttctatttcaacaaattatatcatcaaaaaataaagattttttatttatttcaattcaatttggtgttgcaattcttttttccatgtgtatataacaAAAGGTTTTAACTTTAATGCTAATTTGAACATacttatatatacaaaatatttaaaaaacgtTTCTTAACGTACAggttaaaaatgtaattttagtttcagtaaacatgctaaatgttctatcttattttttttattttttttactccaGATACATTACAAAGTACATTTAGTACAATAGTGAACGACGAAGGACGGAATTCTGTTCTAAATGCTACTAATGATTGGGAAACAAACGCAACACAAATTACAGAAGGTGATGAAcatatttgtttctaataaaacatatacattgaaACTGTTTATTTGCGCTTTacattgaaacaaaaacataatgtattattaataaaaaaaactcgaGCAACTTAATGATATCGAACAATATATGAAGGCGATAGCAGCACATTTACGTATCGAGTTTTATTTTAAGCTTTAACATGTATATTAATACTTATATACATATTTTCTGAATAAACTATTTTTAACTTGCAATGAAAAGAATTAATGAAAACGGTGATCAATTGATCATCAGCTTCATGGAACTCACAAgttgatattttttgtaaaaaacatgCTCTCGTCTATCTGTGCTTCGTcaagttaaacatttattagataggagttcacttatacgtatttattatgcttttagTAGACCTATGTTAGAGTATGGTGATGTTGTATGGGGCAATTGCTCCCAGCACGAGTCTGAGCTTCTTAAAAATATTCAGATAGAAGCCGCTAGAATTATTACAGGTTTACGACGTAATTCctccagacaaaaactttatattgaataaGGTTTAAAAACTCTAgagaatagacgtaataaacataagcttatactattctataaaatattaaatgggatgacacctgcatacttatatgagttagtccagccatatcttcccagacaTACCACTTTTACTTTGACTCTTGCTAGAACAAGCTCTTATTTTTATAGTTCCattccttccactataagactttggaaaagtcttcctttgagtttacaaaaatcccaatgtttgggtatatttagaagTGGACTGGAAAAGTTTTATAGGACtaatgatatatttaaacctttcaactatgggataagaaaacttaatataagtcattgtcaactcagaaataatACTAGCAACCTAAAATCACATTTAATTGTTTAATCAGTTCTTATCCGAAAACATTTTTTGTGCAAACTGTAATAACCCTATTGAGgataacaaacatttcttttttatttgccctcagtacaatgatgtaagacagatccttcttgattccattAACTCCATTGCTGATAATGTTGTTATAAATATTGAACTATTActtttggaaacagattattttcatatgatatgaaaATCTGTTTAGAAATATATTGTTGACACTcaatgttttgtttgaaacttatttattgtttcatttagttatattttttatttttttctcctcaACTTAAACATTAATTCATTTTATCCATGaagcaagcttagtgtctctttcaagccatatgtatatatatttctaatgacttataaaggatatttgcatgtttcaaggttcTTGAATAAATGATGAGTAGTTGCCTATATACTTAAATAAactttgcatttagtaagtaacactgtaaacatatatttgctcgtgtgtgctcataagtagcatgcatgttccactatattgcatcattttaaatacagttgttataattgaactataccttgtacatgtaatatcGAGAGAGCTTTaataggctgtgcctgttgctcaatccttttcaaatctttttgaataaaatctgtttaaaaaaaaataatgtcatcaGTATTTGACTGTTCAGTAAAACTAGAATTATGTAATTATAGAAgcataaacaaatttaaacaaacgtATGCTCTGTATGCCCTCAAGTCAATTACCACATATAAAAGCGTTAATGTTTCCGCATCCAAAACTTCTGAACGATGTCACTTGTTCTAACATCGAAATTGCATTTCTTGAACTCTGGTTctctgttgttatttttttgaATAAGTTAAGAGGAAtcacgggtctaaatcattttttttattcaatataatatTTCACTAATtgtttctataaatgaactttatcttatacctaataaaaaaaaaggcggGTTACcgatcatttacgctcacaatctgccttcgaaagaagcatacaattttgtaaaggtacttcttttctgttgaactaaaaaaactaggagaaaaagaggtaatatcgaaataaaaaaaagaactcaATTACAGAAAtagcttaaattttacaattatttagttcatgtgtagcttatttgaaaacattaataaaaaatataggtcaccgatgagtaaaaaaaggagataatttggagcttttgcaatgatataaacattttaaaagtcatctggggccaaaccgaatcgattgtttgggttaatttttgtatcatgTGATAAAGTACTAACTAATACATTGTAATAGtgcaataaataaaatttgttatgaaaaaacaaatgattAATTGTTTGTTGAAATTTTTGTATCCGCTAGCCTCCTTAACAGTGATTATGTAGTAATTTAAAGTATAAGGAAATGTGTAATGACTTCCAATTAATTGTTGtagtttcattttatatgttaaatggTAACACAATCGTCAAATGTTGGCCTTACATCAAAGAAAATGACATAAAACACAAGTAAGAAATTTATTGACAAAACGGAACAAAGTTAGCGGGATTTCAATATTTAGTTAAATGCATtagaaacaaactattatttAATGATTCTATAACATATATCACAAGAAATTGTTTTGTCATTATGGTTTTTTGGTCGCTGTCCTCTATTTTTGTCCTAAATCTTAAAACATTTcaccccatttttcttttcataaaccatctacatgtatatttttaagcCATCTATAAAAGTCTTacaaatctttgttatttttaatagtttttgaaaacTTACACTTGTCAATGATTACGCTATAAAAATCAAGAGAggacattttcccgccaaaatttcaatgactCACATttcaaaaacaagcacattgacctttTTTTTGCTCTTTTAGTTCTTTTTAATCCCCTTTCCACATAGActtgttttataaaattctttttattttgaaactgagtagcaaacTGCTTAAATTGACATAGGAACTGCATTGTTTGGCACGTTCAGATATTTGATGAAAAGATATGATTCGGCAAAAATAGTCTTCTAATCAGCTGAGTATAGGTGTGTTTgttgaggttttgatttttccGGTTTGAATATGCCttggagatcagtatttttgtggtgttactttatataattaaaatattcacgttattttctttcagataaTCCTTGTTCATGTAACACCATACCGAATTATGAGTATTGGAAGGTATCAGGCGGATTTGTAGCAGGAATAATTGTCTGTTTAATctgttcaaatatttattgttacaAAAAACGTAAGAAAGCATCGAAGGATATATCCGAAGTTCAAAGAGAGGTTCAGTATGATGAAATAGGTTCCATGAACTGCAATATTGTTAATATTGGAACGTTGCGAGACGACACAAGAGATCGTATGTCTGTTATGCATTTGTCTGGGATTAACATTGATACACTTTCTAGTAAATCACCAACTTTAAGCTACAGTTCTACCAATGATTCCTTATCAAGGAAAACAGAAGGATCTGAAAACACATACGAATCAATAAATCTTGATCAAAATCATGAGTTCAAAAAATGTGAAGCTAGCACCACAACTTTAACTAGCTTATATGACAATACTGTGGTTTTTCCTATAACAAGTGAAAAAATTAAAGGAGATGTAAATGACAAAACTCCATGGCTATTTATCTACAATCGAATGGCACATGTTGAACATTCGTTATGAGTAATAACAAACAATAACATGTACCAAAAGAGAAAAAGGAagacattttattatgtaaatttatattttgtttgccaTAAATGCGTATCAAAAGGGTATTCGAAAAGTCGAAAACAGATCAAAGAGGAAACGTTTGTTAATATGGTTCATGTTAATATATAGACGAGGTTAATTTCTCAATCATTTGTGATgccaaacatttttgtttaatagaTACAGCATGCATAATTTATGAAAGGATTTTGATAGTACAGATACTTTACTCATACGCGGATGCTGTTTGTTAATTAAAGTTGGTCTGTATTGTTAGATTTTTCGTATGCTTGAACGTTCGTAGCTCGTGTTGAATTTCTTTGATGTATGTATTCACTGTTTGCATGCTAGATCTCAAATACTTTTACGTtaacctatcatgtctgtttcgATTACATACCCAAATTTGCAAATATAACGGAAATATAAACAACTCTCATACACATGAGGGTTTtgctagctataacaccaggaTTAACCCACTATTGTCTCCGACCGACTgtgcgagggctgaaaagccagtcaaggtcgttaaacacttccactTTTAGTGTCTCCGTAAAATTCTTGTGCCTATTCGGGAAAATGGCAGAAATTTTTCATTTGTTCCGTTGATTCAATGCGTTTGAATTTGCCACTTTTTACGGAATTcctttaatgaatattttttatcatgGCAATGCATTTCGTTTATGAGATATCAATTATTGGACGATTAAAAAACACCAGTAGTTTATCGATGTGCTCATCTAATAGATCTgttgaaaatgaattaaaacacaACACGATCAGATATGCATTTACGACTGTACTGgtcaattttgttattttcttatatttgtaGTTCGTTTAAGATATGTAAGGTATAGTTTTCAAAATAACCatcaaaaaggcaaaaaaaatatggTACGAATGATAATAAAATGGCCAAAATTCATAACACTCAGGGAAAGGCATACACTTCACAGTGAGGTGTTAAAGAGCAACCGCATATGATGTATGACATGCCAGATGTAAATGGGATAGTGGATGGTGCATAAGAAATCTTGTCTGCTttgtttataatttcattttgttttataaatgatatattgAAATTCACAATTCCCTCATGTATCTTTTTTTGTGACATTAAAGTTTCTTATTATTTCACAGTGTCTTTTTTTcacataacaaatatgtaaccacTGTATCTTTATGTATAACATATCATTTAAAAGTTGATTCTAAAACCGAAGCGTTTTTCTGGCAATTAGAACCTTGCTAGACCCAAACCAGGAAATAAAACACAATTTAATTTAGAAATGAAAGCTCAGAGAACTAAGAACTATTTGAACAACTTTCATTGAAAGGATTGTTCACCTGTTGGCACTTATCTAGTGAAAAAGGGATGCAAGTAAAtctgagataaaaaaaaagatgtgaagGAAAATATTAGTTTACTGTCAAATAACTCAAATATCTTAATTGTaataaaacagttatatttttaaaagaaaagaagttaacgatatcctttaactttatttTCCTCTATATAGATGCTGTTTTCATACTAAACAATTTacaatttggtgactatgttaaacgcatctatccaatcaaactagagataaaagACACAACAGATATAAGTTTGGCTCATATCATGACTTATTTTTAGAAATTGACATTGAGggaagattgaaaaaaaaatttacgaaaacaaAATAGATAATTGCAGCTTCTTAATTGTAAACTCTCCctttttatgtagcaacattccagctgcTACATaaggagtatatatctcccaattattACGGTATTCCCAGAAGTTTCAAATGGTGACGTATAAATTATCCCTTCGGAAAGTTTACGGATGCCAGCACAatttggttgactgttatggaatatccgtttcatagatgatatcggatagTTTCTTTAACTACATCGTAACTACATACCTGTTCccctttcacgaatgtgatctaccgaactaaaattgagaatggaaatgggtaatttgtcaaagagacaaaaacccgaccatagccCAGACACTAGCCGAattccaccaatgggtcttcaagcAGCGAGAGGGCGTACTTCGGCAGGctccttaacaaatatgtatactacttcagtaataatggacgtcatactaaactccgaattatacacaaaaaaactaaaattaaaaatcatacaagactaacaaagaccagaggctccctacttgggacaggtgcaaaaatgtggcggggttaaacatgttttttgatatctcaaccctctcctatacctctagccaatgtagaaaaagcaaacgcatagcaatacgcacagaaAAACTCAGTTTATGAGAAATCCGAGTTCGATGTCAGAAGACTATTATACCGGGTTTGGTATTATATGAACAACACGGCGGGTGTAATatttgaagcaggatctgcttacccttctggagcacatgaTATCCCCCAGTTTGTGATGGGCTTCGTGTTTCTTTgtcttgttttctatgttgtgtcttgtttaCTATAATAAGTCTATTTGTCTATTTGTATTATAGGCATGGCGCTGTCATTTTATTATctatatatgagtttgaatgtccgtctggtatcttttgccccttttttatataaatgtcgcCTTTTTGCTTTCTTGATATTGCATATTTgtcacaaaattaaaacaatgcaaCTATTCATTGGTCAAATTTCAAAAGCAGCAATCACAGGAATGCTACTTCTGTTATCAGTCGTTGGTATTGTTGTTTTGTCTAAAGGCCACCATACGGCCTTGAACTACAtatagttatgaaaggtaccaggattataatttaatactccagacgcgcgtttcgtctacataatacttatcagtgacgctcagatcaaaatagttattaggCCACACAAGTACAA includes:
- the LOC139503529 gene encoding uncharacterized protein, whose amino-acid sequence is MSSILTLMVITVYMEIVPGILNDIVTVRVKKGDRVVLKCCGSGDVRTWLGPDIKNATTGNEVYFLNNDKNPKLDESNHIVQINDRNYDLIILNFQNENTGFYLCRFLNKGGFHETKFNVSLKDTLQSTFSTIVNDEGRNSVLNATNDWETNATQITEDNPCSCNTIPNYEYWKVSGGFVAGIIVCLICSNIYCYKKRKKASKDISEVQREVQYDEIGSMNCNIVNIGTLRDDTRDRMSVMHLSGINIDTLSSKSPTLSYSSTNDSLSRKTEGSENTYESINLDQNHEFKKCEASTTTLTSLYDNTVVFPITSEKIKGDVNDKTPWLFIYNRMAHVEHSL